One Sediminicola sp. YIK13 DNA segment encodes these proteins:
- a CDS encoding CCA tRNA nucleotidyltransferase → MTHQNHNKALQDPIFKVIAEAAKEMDIKCYVIGGYVRDYLLQRGIPKDIDIVAVGSGIELAKKVAGKLSGKPEISVFKNFGTAMLKNKGVELEFVGARKESYHFDSRKPVVEDGTLEDDQKRRDFTINALAISLNEDDYGTLSDPFNGISDLENKLIRTPLDPDITYSDDPLRMMRAIRFASQLNFTIYPESLNAITENKDRIQIISKERIVDELNKILSSPTPSLGLGLLHKTGLLEYILPELTALQGIEEIEGQRHKDNFWHTLEVVDNISKHTDNVWLRWAALLHDIGKAPTKKFDKKIGWTFHGHEFIGSKMTYKLFKRLRLPLNDKMKYVQKMVLMSSRPIVLAEDFVTDSAVRRLIFDAGDHVEDLMTLCEADITTKNPKKQKQYKNNFKIVRQKIVEVEERDHVRNFQPPVSGEEIMATFGLKPSKEIGIIKDAIKEAILEGEIPNEYEAAKQYMFQKGKSMGLTKS, encoded by the coding sequence ATGACGCATCAGAACCACAATAAAGCACTACAAGACCCCATATTTAAAGTTATAGCCGAAGCCGCCAAAGAAATGGACATCAAATGTTATGTCATTGGTGGATATGTAAGGGACTACCTGCTTCAAAGGGGAATCCCCAAGGATATTGATATTGTTGCTGTTGGCAGCGGTATTGAGCTGGCAAAAAAAGTAGCTGGCAAACTATCTGGGAAACCTGAGATTTCTGTTTTCAAAAACTTTGGGACGGCAATGTTAAAAAACAAAGGGGTTGAATTGGAATTTGTGGGTGCCAGAAAGGAAAGCTACCATTTTGACAGCAGAAAACCTGTTGTAGAGGATGGAACCCTGGAGGACGATCAAAAAAGACGCGATTTTACTATCAATGCCCTGGCCATTTCCCTAAATGAGGATGACTACGGCACTTTATCGGATCCTTTTAATGGTATCTCAGATTTGGAAAACAAACTGATCCGTACGCCTCTCGATCCCGACATCACCTATTCTGATGACCCTCTTCGGATGATGCGTGCCATACGATTTGCCTCACAGCTCAATTTCACCATCTACCCCGAATCGCTAAATGCGATAACGGAGAATAAGGATCGTATACAGATTATTTCAAAAGAACGAATTGTTGACGAACTCAACAAAATTCTATCAAGTCCCACCCCTTCCTTAGGACTTGGCCTATTGCACAAAACAGGGCTATTGGAATATATTTTGCCAGAGCTTACCGCCTTACAGGGGATTGAAGAAATTGAGGGCCAGCGTCATAAGGATAACTTTTGGCATACTTTGGAAGTAGTGGACAATATATCCAAACATACTGATAATGTTTGGTTGCGTTGGGCAGCGCTATTGCATGATATAGGCAAGGCCCCTACAAAGAAATTTGACAAAAAAATTGGGTGGACATTCCATGGCCATGAGTTTATAGGATCTAAAATGACCTACAAATTATTCAAAAGGCTGCGATTGCCTTTGAACGATAAAATGAAATACGTTCAAAAAATGGTCCTTATGAGTTCTAGGCCCATTGTACTGGCAGAAGACTTTGTGACTGATTCGGCAGTGCGTAGACTAATTTTTGATGCCGGTGATCATGTTGAGGATCTTATGACCCTCTGTGAGGCCGATATCACTACCAAAAATCCAAAAAAACAAAAGCAGTACAAGAACAACTTTAAAATTGTACGGCAAAAAATAGTGGAAGTAGAAGAACGGGACCACGTACGTAATTTTCAACCTCCGGTAAGTGGAGAGGAAATAATGGCAACTTTTGGTCTTAAGCCCTCCAAAGAAATTGGCATCATAAAGGATGCCATCAAGGAAGCCATTTTAGAAGGAGAAATACCTAATGAATACGAGGCTGCGAAACAATATATGTTTCAGAAGGGCAAGAGCATGGGCCTAACAAAAAGTTAG
- a CDS encoding COX15/CtaA family protein, which produces MHQSFRKIAKTALVLVYLVIIAGTVVRMTGSGMGCPDWPKCFGYYIPPTNIIDLQWQPNKIFKKGQVIIVDETLKVAKEDFETSNSYIENKWETYTKHDYAIFNPLHTWIEFINRLFGALAGLATLVLAIVSFSFWKKNKLIPILSWLVVFGMGFQAWLGATVVYSVLLPAKITVHMVMALVIVAFLLYIIHISGTKIKNNRSDRSLTLLFSLALGITLIQIIMGTQVRQFVDEQIDIFGESAKDLWLQEPTLIFYIHRSFSILVVLLNAFIFYRIFKYNLGYPKMMWVMAFILLEIISGILMVYVDFPFGSQPIHLMLAALLFGVQFYLVLEATKAGKTFKTL; this is translated from the coding sequence ATGCATCAATCTTTTAGAAAAATAGCAAAAACAGCATTGGTTTTGGTTTATTTGGTGATTATTGCCGGCACGGTGGTACGCATGACCGGAAGCGGCATGGGCTGCCCAGATTGGCCAAAGTGCTTTGGATATTACATCCCCCCAACAAATATCATAGACCTCCAATGGCAACCCAATAAAATTTTCAAAAAAGGGCAGGTCATTATCGTTGATGAAACTCTAAAGGTGGCCAAGGAAGATTTTGAAACTTCCAATAGCTATATCGAAAATAAGTGGGAGACCTACACCAAGCACGATTATGCCATTTTTAATCCATTGCACACTTGGATAGAATTTATAAATAGACTTTTTGGTGCCTTGGCCGGATTGGCCACATTGGTTCTGGCCATAGTTTCTTTCAGTTTCTGGAAAAAGAACAAATTGATTCCTATTTTATCATGGCTGGTGGTATTTGGTATGGGTTTTCAGGCATGGCTTGGAGCAACAGTCGTCTATTCCGTACTGTTGCCTGCCAAAATTACAGTACACATGGTAATGGCCTTGGTCATTGTGGCCTTCCTACTTTATATCATACATATTTCAGGAACAAAAATCAAGAACAATAGATCAGATAGGTCACTGACCCTGTTATTCTCCTTGGCCTTGGGGATTACCTTGATACAGATCATCATGGGCACCCAGGTTAGACAATTTGTGGACGAGCAAATAGATATTTTTGGAGAATCTGCTAAGGATTTATGGCTTCAGGAACCAACCCTCATATTTTACATCCACCGATCTTTCTCCATCCTTGTAGTGCTGCTCAATGCCTTCATTTTTTATCGCATATTTAAGTACAACCTAGGATATCCAAAAATGATGTGGGTCATGGCTTTTATCCTATTGGAAATTATTTCGGGCATTCTTATGGTATACGTCGATTTTCCTTTTGGAAGTCAGCCAATTCACCTTATGTTGGCGGCCCTTTTGTTCGGGGTACAATTCTATTTAGTTTTGGAAGCTACAAAAGCAGGCAAAACGTTCAAAACTTTGTAA
- a CDS encoding IS1096 element passenger TnpR family protein, producing MIYKIRVILDADDDVFRDIEIEGNRTLEEFHNTITQSFGFLGNEMASFYTCDDEWNQEEEIALSDMGEGGADLRSMQETQIEDLLTKNTPKLIYVYDFLSMWTFFVELADIVEKEDGRAYPNILFSFGELPDSPPEKNFESDPMFDFDDTLDNYEDLDFDENWN from the coding sequence ATGATTTATAAGATACGAGTAATTCTAGATGCGGATGATGATGTCTTTCGGGATATTGAAATAGAAGGGAACAGAACACTTGAAGAATTTCACAATACGATAACCCAATCCTTTGGATTTTTGGGCAATGAAATGGCCTCCTTTTACACCTGCGATGATGAGTGGAACCAGGAAGAAGAAATTGCGCTCTCAGACATGGGTGAAGGTGGCGCTGATTTGCGTTCCATGCAGGAAACGCAAATAGAAGACCTACTTACAAAAAACACTCCCAAACTTATTTATGTCTATGACTTTTTGAGTATGTGGACCTTTTTTGTGGAACTGGCCGATATTGTAGAAAAAGAAGACGGCAGGGCCTATCCCAATATTTTGTTCAGTTTTGGAGAATTACCTGATTCGCCGCCAGAAAAGAACTTCGAATCTGACCCGATGTTCGATTTTGATGACACTCTGGACAACTATGAAGATTTGGACTTTGATGAAAATTGGAACTAG
- a CDS encoding nucleoid-associated protein, with protein sequence MINLYATQIESISLHRVGNKNKGEGVFLSSEPFALNDETTGLLKEYFFKPFREKEENYFKFSDEVDLEFNEIYNIVSEVFNEPGSAHANSKKIANYLFEQSNHPHIKSGEVYVAYLTDLLLDNKKVNAVGVFKSELKHDFLQFEENDNNLDILVQQGININKLDKGCLIFNTEKEDGFKILSVDSNRYDTKYWLENFLGVEPLSDDNFKTKNYLKFCQNFAKDVVLPAEDKQQEVLFMNRAVNHFAKNDAFEETNFLNEVMGNPELIPEFKNYKVEKGPKYSIEDVSNFDIANKAVSDARKKIKNVINLDTNIQIKLDFINPESAEKFVEKGWDEERQMYYYLVYFNKEQKS encoded by the coding sequence ATGATCAATCTATACGCTACACAAATTGAGAGCATTTCCTTGCACCGTGTTGGAAATAAGAACAAGGGTGAGGGTGTTTTTCTATCCTCGGAACCTTTCGCCCTGAATGATGAAACTACCGGACTTTTAAAAGAATATTTCTTTAAACCTTTCAGGGAAAAAGAAGAAAACTATTTCAAGTTCAGTGATGAAGTGGACTTGGAATTCAATGAAATTTACAACATAGTTTCCGAAGTCTTCAATGAACCTGGCAGTGCACATGCAAATTCCAAAAAGATTGCAAATTATTTGTTCGAACAATCGAACCACCCGCATATAAAGAGCGGAGAAGTATATGTTGCCTACCTGACAGATCTTTTATTGGACAATAAAAAGGTCAATGCCGTTGGTGTTTTCAAAAGTGAGCTAAAACACGATTTTCTTCAATTTGAGGAGAATGACAACAATTTGGATATCTTGGTTCAACAAGGAATCAATATCAACAAATTGGACAAAGGCTGCCTTATTTTCAATACAGAGAAGGAGGACGGCTTTAAAATTCTTTCCGTGGATAGCAATAGGTACGATACCAAATATTGGCTTGAGAACTTTTTGGGCGTAGAACCCTTGTCTGATGATAATTTTAAGACCAAGAATTATTTGAAGTTCTGTCAGAATTTTGCCAAGGATGTTGTATTGCCTGCCGAGGACAAACAACAAGAAGTACTCTTTATGAACAGGGCAGTGAACCATTTTGCGAAAAACGACGCTTTTGAGGAAACTAACTTTTTGAACGAAGTAATGGGCAATCCAGAACTTATTCCTGAGTTCAAGAATTATAAAGTAGAAAAAGGGCCCAAATACAGCATAGAGGATGTATCAAATTTTGATATTGCCAACAAGGCTGTTTCAGATGCGAGAAAGAAAATAAAGAACGTAATCAATCTTGATACCAACATCCAAATAAAATTGGATTTTATCAATCCGGAGTCGGCCGAAAAATTTGTTGAAAAAGGATGGGATGAGGAACGCCAGATGTATTACTATTTGGTCTACTTCAACAAAGAACAAAAAAGTTAG